A single window of Eucalyptus grandis isolate ANBG69807.140 chromosome 1, ASM1654582v1, whole genome shotgun sequence DNA harbors:
- the LOC104435650 gene encoding serine/threonine-protein kinase-like protein CCR1, which produces MRAPFDPRRSLPLVSLLLLLLVAVASGYGSMGPISAAFGDDGFFCAIDASGKQSVICWGKNSSSTSSSPSASPFSDIPEMAALSGGEGFLCGILANTSQAYCWSYGDPGKDLVPAIHQATAYSHIAAGKDHVCAVRGSYYSEHDSGAVDCWEIGRSSNLSLGSVESSLIYDQSISNLVFRKVVAGEGFSCGGVREGGLVCWGPKSPDLRVSGVSDSFEVLASGKGSVCGIVEGSGEVKCWGDNSSFVGQPAGTRFISLGAGPLHFCGIREDNHEVECWGKYNSSLLPKGAGFLAIASSDFTVCGIREFDLVLDCWFSNTSSAFDYDPPLELCSPGLCTAGSCSGGQFAFNASVLNEQGLTSLCARRDLNICSPCGLNCSEGFFLSSPCTAHADRICTPCSLCQNSSCWKVCGLPSSKEMPLKHFQQRKLLIVVGCSASGLLLILICSLLLPRVVANRKKEGPKNQFTFCIGKKEKEMETNDDSHPPLVSTQSVGLAQVFRLVEVKDATNGFKEFNELGRGSYGFVYKAVLPDGRQVAVKRANAATIIHTNSREFEMELDILCKVRHANIVNLLGYCSEMGERLLVYEFMPHGTLHDHLHGGLSPLNWTLRLRIAMQAAKGLEYLHKEAVPPIVHRDVKTSNILLDADWGGRIADFGLLTSSERDVNEDTKSDIYNFGIVLLEILSGRKAYDIDYAPPNIVEWAVPLIKRGRAAAIIDRNVALPKNVEPLLKLADMAELALRDNPNERPSISEIASWLEQIVKDGLIF; this is translated from the coding sequence ATGCGCGCCCCTTTCGATCCCCGCCGCTCCCTTCCGCTCGTCTCTCTCCTGTTGCTCCTCCTCGTCGCCGTCGCATCTGGGTATGGTTCTATGGGGCCGATCTCCGCCGCATTTGGCGACGACGGCTTCTTCTGTGCCATCGACGCCAGTGGCAAGCAGAGCGTGATCTGCTGGGGCAAGAACAGCTCGTCGACGTCGTCATCCCCCTCGGCCTCTCCCTTCAGCGACATTCCCGAGATGGCAGCCCTCTCCGGCGGCGAAGGCTTCCTCTGCGGAATCCTGGCGAACACCTCCCAGGCGTACTGCTGGAGCTACGGGGATCCAGGTAAAGACCTCGTCCCTGCCATCCATCAGGCCACTGCTTATTCCCACATTGCTGCTGGTAAGGACCACGTCTGCGCCGTCAGAGGATCTTACTATTCCGAGCACGATTCGGGTGCAGTGGACTGCTGGGAGATTGGGAGATCCTCAAATCTTAGCTTGGGCTCTGTCGAGAGTTCCTTGATCTATGATCAGTCCATTAGCAACCTTGTCTTTAGGAAGGTCGTTGCCGGGGAAGGATTTAGCTGTGGGGGTGTAAGAGAAGGAGGTCTAGTATGTTGGGGACCCAAGTCACCAGATTTAAGGGTTTCGGGGGTGTCGGATAGTTTCGAAGTATTAGCTTCAGGGAAAGGTTCTGTCTGTGGAATTGTGGAAGGTTCCGGTGAGGTCAAATGTTGGGGTGATAATAGTTCATTCGTCGGTCAACCTGCCGGAACCCGGTTCATTTCGCTGGGCGCGGGCCCTCTCCACTTTTGTGGGATTCGTGAGGACAATCACGAAGTCGAATGCTGGGGCAAGTATAATTCTTCTCTGCTCCCGAAGGGTGCTGGGTTCCTTGCGATCGCTTCGTCGGATTTTACAGTATGCGGCATTAGGGAATTTGATCTTGTACTTGATTGCTGGTTCTCCAACACTTCCTCGGCCTTCGACTATGATCCTCCGCTGGAATTGTGTAGTCCCGGTCTCTGTACAGCGGGATCGTGCAGTGGAGGGCAGTTCGCTTTCAACGCGAGCGTTCTGAACGAGCAGGGATTGACAAGCTTGTGTGCTCGAAGAGATCTGAACATCTGTTCGCCTTGTGGGCTAAATTGCTCTGAAGGTTTCTTCTTGTCCAGTCCATGCACCGCTCATGCTGATAGAATATGTACTCCTTGCTCTCTTTGCCAGAACAGTTCATGTTGGAAAGTTTGCGGGCTTCCGTCTTCTAAAGAAATGCCGCTGAAGCATTTCCAGCAGCGCAAGCTATTGATTGTGGTCGGATGTTCTGCTTCCGGACTGCTATTGATATTAATATGCTCGTTGCTCCTCCCTCGTGTAGTTGCCAATCGGAAAAAGGAGGGGCCGAAGAATCAATTTACTTTTTGCATAggcaagaaagagaaggagatggaaaCGAATGACGATTCGCATCCACCTCTGGTTTCGACTCAGAGTGTTGGACTTGCCCAAGTTTTTCGACTGGTGGAGGTAAAGGATGCCACAAATGGCTTCAAGGAGTTTAATGAGCTGGGGCGAGGAAGCTACGGTTTTGTCTACAAAGCCGTCCTTCCAGATGGGCGGCAGGTTGCGGTGAAGAGGGCAAATGCGGCGACGATCATCCACACTAACAGTAGAGAGTTTGAGATGGAATTGGATATTCTTTGTAAAGTTCGGCATGCTAATATCGTGAACTTGTTGGGTTATTGTTCCGAAATGGGGGAGAGGCTCTTGGTTTATGAGTTTATGCCGCATGGGACGCTTCATGATCACCTCCATGGTGGGCTTTCCCCATTGAACTGGACCCTCAGGTTGAGGATTGCTATGCAGGCTGCGAAGGGGCTTGAATATCTTCATAAAGAAGCCGTGCCTCCGATAGTCCATCGAGATGTCAAAACTTCAAACATCCTGCTTGATGCCGATTGGGGTGGACGAATTGCAGATTTTGGGCTTCTTACTTCAAGCGAGAGGGATGTAAATGAAGATACGAAGAGTGATATATACAACTTTGGCATCGTACTGTTAGAGATTCTCAGCGGAAGAAAAGCTTATGACATTGATTATGCGCCTCCTAACATAGTGGAATGGGCAGTTCCTCTAATCAAAAGGGGTAGGGCGGCCGCCATAATCGACAGAAATGTGGCTCTCCCAAAAAATGTTGAGCCTCTGCTCAAACTTGCGGATATGGCAGAGCTGGCTCTGCGTGATAATCCAAATGAGCGTCCCTCGATATCAGAGATTGCATCTTGGTTGGAGCAAATTGTGAAGGATGGATTGATCTTTTGA